The Musa acuminata AAA Group cultivar baxijiao chromosome BXJ2-2, Cavendish_Baxijiao_AAA, whole genome shotgun sequence genome has a segment encoding these proteins:
- the LOC103976679 gene encoding probable plastid-lipid-associated protein 4, chloroplastic translates to MAMASSHLAPPSASLPAPRSLHLVRPQLPFPSSSRWPRKTGAADPPEVASLRWRAGVSFFPSFLKKKARSPEEIKEELLEAIAPLDRGADATPDDQERIDQIARELEAVNTVKEPFKSDLINGKWELIYTTSRSILQVQRPKFLRPNGEIYQAINADTLRAQNMETWPYFNQVTANLVPLNAKRVNVQFDTFKIFGLIPIKAPGRGRGELEITYLDEEIRISRGDKGNLFILKMVDPSYRVPVRG, encoded by the exons ATGGCGATGGCTTCTTCCCACCTCGCTCCCCCCTCCGCCTCGCTCCCGGCCCCAAGAAGCCTCCACCTCGTCCGCCCCCAGCTCCCCTTCCCATCCTCCTCGAGGTGGCCCAGGAAGACGGGGGCCGCCGATCCGCCTGAGGTCGCCTCGCTGCGATGGCGCGCCGGTGTCTCCTTCTTCCCCTCCTTCCTCAAGAAGAAGGCCAGGTCCCCGGAGGAGATCAAGGAAGAGTTGCTCGAGGCGATTGCGCCTCTCGATCGAGGCGCCGACGCCACGCCCGACGACCAAGAAAGGATCGATCAG ATTGCACGTGAACTAGAAGCAGTGAACACGGTTAAGGAGCCTTTCAAATCGGATCTAATTAATGGAAAATGGGAGCTCATCTATACTACTTCGAGATCAATTCTGCAAGTCCAG AGACCAAAATTTCTACGGCCCAATGGAGAGATCTACCAGGCAATTAATGCCGACACGCTACGAGCTCAAAATATGGAAACCTGGCCTTATTTTAACCAG GTAACAGCGAACTTAGTTCCCCTAAATGCCAAAAGGGTGAACGTTCAGTTTGATACCTTCAAAATATTTGGTTTG ATACCAATAAAAGCACCTGGAAGAGGCCGTGGTGAACTGGAAATTACTTACTTGGACGAAGAGATTCG GATTTCCAGGGGTGACAAGGGGAACTTGTTCATACTAAAAATGGTGGATCCATCATATAGAGTCCCAGTTCGAGGGTGA